Proteins encoded within one genomic window of Hermetia illucens chromosome 2, iHerIll2.2.curated.20191125, whole genome shotgun sequence:
- the LOC119648464 gene encoding hemocytin-like, with amino-acid sequence FVFVVPPKDACLVPTNDTTLLKKIGEKWHSNQPCLSYTCSYGPDGLPLVIGEKKVCETTCNEGFEYIVEEGKCCGNCIQTMCNYNQTFYKPGDIWYSDDNCTTFKCEIRETNFFIEVSTETCPDVATCPDNQKYEDGCCIRCKLQPDSQKNCLPVSMVDTETVGIIQIYEGKHGLCKNKDVIYGFTECQGSCSSGSKFNPATHIQETFCHCCKPEKYDLLPVTLKCNDGSTTTKQIQIPSSCSCSPCSENIPFSEVDAEYVKIGKGVDAKKKYSTKNRGAKKG; translated from the exons tttgtatttgtaGTACCACCGAAGGACGCATGCTTAGTTCCTACAAACGATACGACCTTATTGAAAAAAATAGGAGAAAAATGGCATTCAAATCAACCGTGTCTATCATATACCTGCTCATATGGCCCTGATGGATTACCACTAGTAATAGgcgagaaaaaagtgtgtgaaaCCACTTGTAATGAAGGTTTCGAATACATcgtagaagaaggaaaatgttgTGGAAATTGTATTCAAACAATGTGTAATTACAACCAAACATTTTATAAACCTGGTGACATATGGTATAGTGATGACAACTGCACTACATTTAAATGTGAAATCAGG gAAACGAATTTCTTCATTGAAGTTTCGACAGAAACCTGCCCCGATGTTGCAACTTGCCCTGACAATCAGAAATATGAAGACGGATGCTGTATTCGATGCAAACTCCAACCCGATTCTCAGa AAAATTGCCTTCCAGTCTCAATGGTAGATACTGAAACCGTTGGGATTATCCAAATTTATGAAGGTAAACACGGTCTTTGCAAAAACAAAGATGTTATCTACGGATTTACCGAATGCCAGGGATCTTGTTCGTCTGGATCCAAATTTAATCCCG CAACACATATCCAAGAAACTTTCTGCCATTGCTGTAAACCAGAGAAATATGATCTATTGCCTGTTACTTTAAAATGTAACGATGGATCTACGACAACGAAGCAG ATACAAATTCCATCATCTTGTTCATGTTCTCCGTGCTCTGAAAATATTCCATTTTCTGAAGTTGATGCAGAATATGTTAAAATTGGAAAAGGCGTTGATGCGAAGAAAAAGTATTCGACAAAAAATAGAGGCGCAAAGAAAGGATAA